The genomic region TCTACCAATACCATTTTCAAGCATTTTATATCTTACTTCTTCTATTGGAGTATCAGGCAAAACAGAAATAATATTTTTTGTTATTATTTTTTTTACTGGTAATTTGGATAAATTATGATTTATCGCTTTTTCTATATCTTTTCTGGTTATTATTCCTATTAATTCATTTTTTTCAATAACAGGAAAACCATTATGTCCTGTTTGTATCATTATTCTATATACTTTCTCAATAGGTTCATTAGATAACACAGTTCTTACTGGAGAAGACATTATATCCATAGCTTTAAGTATTGGTATATATTTTTCTCTTAATTGATTTATAATATCATTCATTAATTTCTCAATATTTTTTTCAGAAGTAGCAAATACAGCTCTTTGACTGTTTCCCTTACTATTAAACTTCTCAAATATTTCATTCATATTTATTTCATCGCTATATGAAAAACCTGAAACCCTTGTTTGATATGTTAATTCAAATATGATTATAATATCAGAAAGTTTTTCCATATAAATTTGTTGAACATACTTCTCTAAATCATCTATTTTTTTTTCAATGTATGTAAAATTTATTTTTAAATGATCTATTGTTATTGTTTTCATATTTTTTTTTAATTTATTTAAGATATCCATTTTATCACTCACTTTTTATTATTTTAGAACTTTTTTATTCAATTTCACATCTAAAATATAAATGGTGTTCTAATTTCTATATTTTTCTTAACTGGAGTGATTATATGATTAATATGAAAATTAATCCTGATAGCGTTAATCCTCTTCTTGGCTATAGATTGGACCCAGGAGAACCAGGATTAGCTAATTCTGCTCCAGCATCATTAAGTATTATACGTGTTTTAAGTCAGGAAACTGGAAATTTAATGGCTTTTAAAAAAGAAGCCGCTCGAAATGGCGGATATGTGGTGTATAGTAAAATTTCATTGGATATACAAAAAAGAGGTGCTTTTTTAGCTGCTGTAGCTGGGAAAACTCAAGCTATGATTATTTATAAAAATAAAAACAGTGATAATGAAGAGAATAAAAATACTTCTAATATTGATAACAACAAAATTGATAACAATAAAAATAAAAAAGAGCAAAAAATTAAAAAACTGGAAATACTTATTGATCAATTAAAAAACTATTTAAATTCTGAAAGCGATCCTGAAATTAAATCTGAAATAGAAAATAAAATTAAAATACTTGAAAATCAACTGATAATGTTAAAATTAGGAAATTATATTTCTAATCAAAACGAGGAAATACTTGGAATGATTTTTACCGCTTATTTTTGATCTTTCTTTTTTTGAATATTATCAAAATGCTTCTCAAGATCATCTAAATCTATCTTTACTTTTTTGTAAACAGATTCTTCTTTTGGATGCGACGGCCTTACTTTTACCTTTTCCATAGCTTTTAAAACTTCTGTTAATACCTCTGCTCTCATCTGAAACGTATATGTTTCAAGTTCAGAAAAAATTCTTCCTTTTTCAGTTACTACATATTTTGGATGCAAATGATTTAAAGCCAATGCTATTACATCTGCACGACATCTATCACATACACACATATCCACATTTGGCATACTAAACATTTCATTCGTTATATCTTCAACTAAATGCTCCATCACATTAAAAATATGATATTTTTCTATAATCATCTTATTCACCTTCCTTTAAATAGATGGATAGTTTTATATCACCATAATTATACTCCTTATAAATTGTTAAATCACCATATTTTTTTTCTAATTTCTCTCTTTTTGAATGTTCTACAATTATTATAGTATTTTCATCATAAATATTTTTATTTTCACTTATTTTCTTTAACGCTTCTCCTGCCAATCCCATTTGAAATGGTGGATCCATAAATATTATATCGTATTTTTCAGTTAACTTTACAACAATTTTTCTAAAATCAGAACATATTAATTTAATTTTATTATCAATTTTCATCTTTTTCGCATTTTTTATTATTGTAGAACAGGCTTTTCTTGAAGTTTCAATAATTGTTGCTTTTTCTGCACCAGAACTTATAAATTCGAAAGATACAACTCCTGATCCTCCAAATATCTCTAAAGAATTCATACCCGTTACATCTATTATATTTAACAATGCCCTTCTAACATTAGCTGGCGTATATCTTGTTCTCTTATCTGAAACAATATTTATTTTTCTTCCTTTTAAATCTCCATTCTCTATTGTTAACATTATCTATCACCTACGCTTCTAACATTTTTAAACTTTTACCATAACGCCTATATATTTCCTTTTTTAAATTTTTATGATCTTTTAATTCTGGATCCTTTTTTAAGATTTCAAAAACATCCTTTCTAGCTTTTTCTATTAATTCCGGATCATTCAATATATCTATAAATTTGAAATCAGGTAATCCATGTTGTTCTGTTCCAAAAAATTTCCCTGGCCCTCTCCATTGTAAGTCAATTTCGGAAACTTCAAAACCATTTGTAGTATCGGCAAATTTCCTCAATTTTTCACGTGTTTCACCTGAAACACTTTGGCTTACTATCAAAAAACAGTATGCCTGTTTTTTGCTTCTTCCAACTCTCCCTCTTAACTGATGTAATTGAGATAAACCAAATCTTTCTGCATGTTCTATAACCATTATAGTTGCATCTGGTATATCAACTCCAACTTCAATAACAGTTGTTGAAATCAAAACACTAAATTCTTTATTAACAAATTTTTCCATAATATTATTTTTTTCTTCTGATGACATTTTACCATGTAATAATCCTACTCCATATTTTTTAAATCTTTCTTTTAATATTTCATACATTTCAGTTGCAGCTTTTAAATCCAGAACCTCTGATTCTTCTATCAATGGATAAACAAAAAAGGCCTGATTTTTTGACTCTAATTCTTTTTCAATAAATTTATATATTTCATTTATTTTATTTTCTTTTACTAAAACAGTTTTTACTTTTTTTCTTCCAGATGGCATCTCTGTTATTAATGAAACGTCCAAATCACCATATAATGTCATAGCTAATGTCCGCGGAATAGGCGTTGCTGTCATAAATAAAATATCTGGCATTTTACCTTTGTTTATTAATGCTAATCGTTGCTTTACACCAAATCTATGTTGTTCATCTATTACAACTAATCCCAAATTTTTAAATATAACATCATCCTGAATCAATGCATGTGTTCCTATTAAAACATCAATTTGATTATTTAATAAATTCTCCTTTATCTTCTTTTTTTCAGATTTTTTTGTTTCTCCTAACAAAATTTCTACTTTTATACCCAGTTTTTCCAGATCTTCTTTTAATTTTTTATATTGCTGTTTTGCCAAAACTGATGTTGGAACCATTACTGCACCCTGATATCCACTTTCATAATTATCTATAAGAGCAAGTTCCGAAACTACCGTTTTACCTGATCCAACATCCCCTTGAAGTAACCTATTCATTGGTATTGCCTTTTTCATATCTTCCCTAATTTCTTCAAAAACTTTTATTTGTGATTTAGTTAATTTGAATGGAAGACTAAAAATAAATTCTTTGGCTAATATCCCTTTAATATTTTTTGAAATACCTTCTTTTAATTGTATTTTTTGTTTTTGTATTAGTACAGAAAATTCAAATAAAAAAATTTCTTCATATTTTAAAGTTTCTTTCGCTTTTTCTAAATGATAATAACTTTTTGGAAAATGAATACCTTTTATTCTTTGAGGAAATGTTATAAATTGATATTTATTTATAATTTCTTCTGGTAAAAATTCTTTTACATTATGAGAATATTGAATGGTTTCAGAAAAGATAGTTCTCATACTATTTTGATACAATCCTTTTTTTAATGGATAAATTGGCAAAATCCCAGTTTTCACTTCTTTTATAGAAGTTATAACTTGAAAATCAGGATTTTTTATTTGTTTCCTACCAAATTCAACTTCTACTGTCCCATAAACTGCAACTTTCATTCCTATTTGTAGAAATCTCTTTATATAATCTTGATTAAACCATGTTAAAACTATAACAGAATCATGCTTATCTTCAAGAACGTAAGAAAGAATTTTTAATGTACCTACTTTCTTTTCTTCAAAATTAATAATTCTACCTACAATTAAACAATTTTGGCCATGATAACAATCTATAATTGCTTTTATTTCACGTCTGTCTTCATAGTCTCTTGGAAAAAAATAAAATGTGTCTTCTATATTATTTATTCCAAGTTCTCTCATCATAGTTGCTCGTTTATTTCCAACACCTCTTATAAATTTTATATCTGTCTTTAATGGCAAATCTTTATGTGGAACCTCTGGTTCATCTATTAAATACTGTCTTCTTAGTTTTTCAACTAATTCTAATCCTTGCTTAACTCTTTTAATTTTCCTCTCATCAGGCAATACAGCTATTGGCTTATAATATGCTAAAAAGGAGCCTATTTTTTCTTTTAGGCCCTTTTCTTTTTTTATTATGTTTATACTTTTTTTGCATAAATTATATAATTGAGGAAAAAAATTCTTCCATGATATCTTTCCATCTAATCCAATTTTTAGATAAGATTCAAGTTCATTAAAATAATCTTCAAGATTCATTATAACGGATTTTCCTCCCCATACACTGCAAGTCCAAAAACTTCGGGGCCACTATGACATGCAACAGTTGGCCATATTCTACCTTCTATTAATTCATAATTATAATTTAATTTTTCAAATTTTTCCATAAAAAGATTAAAGACTTTATCCTCATGTTCTTTATTTGAATCAAACCCATGAACTTTATATATTTTTATATTATGGGGTCTATCTTTTATGAATTCAAATGCATTGTCTGCCATTACTTTAAATGCTTTATTTATCCCTCTAACTTTAACTAAGGGAGTTATTTCTCCATCTTCTACTGTTAAAACAGGAACTATTTTCAATAATGTACCAGCCATTCCTGCTGCCTTTCCTATTCTCCCATTTTTCACAAGATATTTTAACGTAGGCACGGAAAATTCCATAAATGTATTATCAATAATTGTTTGTACTAATTCTTCTACTTCTTCAAATGTTTTATTTTCATCTGATAATAATTCAACAATTCTTCTTGCAACAAGAGAAGCTCCTATAGATACCATCTTTGTATCTATAATTTTAACATTAATATTATTTAACATGTTTCTGGCCATCTGTGCAGTATTATATAATCCTGACATCTTTGATGAAAAATGAATATCAATGATTTCATCAAATCCTTCTTCTTTTAAACTTTCATACATATTCATTAATTCTTTTAATGATGGTTGTGCTGTATGTATCTCCTCCGAATTCCTCACTATTTCATAAAATTCCTTATGGTTTAAATCTACACCATCTGTATATTCTTTACCATCAACATACACTTTCATACCCATGAAATTCAAATGATATTTTTCTATCCAATCGTTTGTTGGAGAACAACCAGAATCTATTATAATTGCTCTTTTCATTTTGTTTCCTCCTCAACTATAATATTATTACCTTCTCTTTTAAAAATTAATCCATTTAATTTTATTTCTTGTATATTTGAGTGGTTGCTCATAAAGATAATAAGTTTATCATAAAACCTTGTTTTCATATATGCATCAAATATAGAATACTTAGATTCTACAGACTCCATATTTTTCATTTTTAAATAAAAATAGAAAGTTATAGAATTCAAAACTATTACCACTATCAATAGATAAACAGCTATTCTCATTTCTTTAAAAATTCATATGTTTTTATGAAATTCTCTACTCTATTTTTATATCTATAATCAGGATATTTTTTTAAATATTCTACATAGAATTTATATACTTCTTTATAGTTTTCAACAACAGAATTTGATAATTCAATAGCTAATTCATTTTTATTTATTGATTTTAAATGAAAATATAAGCTCTCAAAGAAATCAAATGATTTATCAGGAATACCTCTGAATTTTTTTGCCATATAATAATCTGCTTTACTTTCTTTTTCTGATATTTCAATAATGTTTTTAACTGTTTTTTCATATCCAAGATATTGATTAAAGTTAAACATTATTTTCATATATTCTGTATAAACATCTTCCCATTCTGGAAATCTGTTCCAACCTCCAGGTAAAATTTCTATAGTCTTATTATACCAATGAACAAAATCATTATAATATTTTTTCTTCAATTTATCTATTTCTTTAACAACTTTTTCATCTGATTCAAAATATTTTTCAAGATTCATTAAATTTTGGAAAATTAGAACATTTAATTTGGCTATTAATCTATAAGCATTTTTTTCATTAAATGATGTGTAATTACTTTCTAACTGATCTATTTCATCCTGTATAGTTTGAACATAAGCCAGTGCCTGCAATAATTGTGTATTATTTTGAGTTTTTAATAACTCATATAGATTCTTTATTGTATCTCTAATTTGATACCTATTAAAAGGCATTAAATCTATTGCACCGTTGAATTTATTTAACATAAATTCATATTCCGGTGTCTTCATATCCATATATTTTTCTAAATTATTATAATCTACTTCCATTAATCTATATGGAGTTTTTGCTAACAATTGTGCCAAGTAAAAACCTGATTTTCCAAATGCTGAATTAGCCTTCAATGATTTCAAAAAATATTCCTTTGCTTTTTTATAAGAATTAAATGCTTTATTTTCATATTCAGATTTTGCTGTTAAATATTTTTTCTTTTGATCTTCTAAATTTTTTATTTCAGCAGATATTTTTTGCAATTCAAGAGGGCTTGTTACTTTATAATTTTTTAATTCCCTTATTTTATCATCAATTTGATTTATAATCTTTGGAATTTGATTTTTTACAACATTTTCATATGCATCTATTTTCATATATTCAGTATTTCCAATTTTGAAATATACTTCTGCAGCGGTTGATTGAATTTTTAAATATGAAACAATAATTCCAATTATAATAAATACTAAAAAAATTGTTTTTAATCTCTTTTTATCAATATTAAACTTTCTTGTTTCGCCAAATTGTTCTGATACTGCTATAGAAATTATAAATAGTGCTGACATTATATTAGGGTGTAAATGCATAGGAAATTCAGTAAATGAATGTATTGCAACAATTGTCAGACTCCAGGCAAATAAATTAAACATTAAAATTTTGTCAAAATCATATATTTTAAATACTCTTTTAAGAAATGTAGTAACTAATCCTAATAATAACAATACTACAGGAATAAAACCCAAAATCCCAGTTTCCCCTAATACCTGTAAATAATCATTATGTGCTCTTTTAAAATTGTTCCATGCATAATAAAACTTAGCAGGATTTTCTGCCTGAATATCTGCCATATATCTAACAGCATAAACAGGATAAGTAGCTATTCCTCCACCTATAAATCTATTTTCTAAATGATTTTTATCTTTCCATTGCTCTACAGCCGCTAACCAAGATAGCGTTCTTTCATCCCATGATGAAACAGAAGAGATGGCTTCAAATCTTTTTGCAGCAACAACTTCTCCTTCTTTATTAAAAGGAGATGGTATATTAAACATTACTAACAAGAAAGATAATATTAAAATTATCAAAACTAAAGGAATAATAAAATTTTTTGATTTTATATATTTAAATTTTTCACCATCTTTATTTTTCAATATACTTAATGTAAAAAATATTGAAAATATTCCCATTCCTAAAAAGAACGAAAGATAAATGGAACGTGTTTGAGCAAATAATAAAACCCAAAACATAACAAAAACACTTATTATTGCAAATATTCTTTTTAAGATACCTGATTTTTTAGATAAAGCAAAATAGATACCTATAGGTATCATTTGCCCCATATAATCTGAAACAAAATTCGGATTACCAATAGTAGTCCTTAATGTAATTCGTTGCGAAGGATCCCCATATTTTCCGAAAAAGAAATCATAACCAAAAAACTTATTTAAAAGGCCATCGAGTCCTATAATAAACCCGGTTATTAAAAATATAAACAATGCTGCTTCAATATATTCAAATTTTTTACCAAATCGGTTAGTCAGTATATATGAGACTAAAACAATCATCAATGTATAAAAAGAAACTTCAAAGGAGTATCTAAAATAATATCTGTTTTGTATAATAACGCTAATTAATGAGATTACAGTGGCTAAGCCAAATAAAGAAAAATAAATATGGTTCAAAGAATATTTTATTTCATATTTTTCTTTTTGTATTTTATAAAAATAATAAAAAAACATAATAGTATAAAATATTGAAAACACGAGATGTTTTTGAGTAGAATATTCATACACCCAACTAGGAACCATTAAAAAAGGCAACAACAAAAAAAAGATACCCGATATTAGTATGTCTTTTGGGTATTTCAATAATTCTTTCATAATAGACCTCCCTCTTTTTTTCTTTCTACTATATCATACCACAAAATTTTTATTTGACAACACATAAAATAAATAAAAATAGTATATAATATTATTATGTATATTCAAAATAAAATATGGAGGGGTAAAAATGGAAAAAAACACACACCACATGAAACATAAAAAATCATTAAATGTATTAAAAACTGCACGTGGCCAGGTAGAAGCCGTTATAAAAATGGTTGAAGATAACAGATATTGCATAGATATCTCAAAGCAAATCTTGGCTTCAATTTCATTACTCAAAAAAGCAAATTCTCAAATACTTAAAGAGCATCTCGAAACTTGTGTTAGATCAGCTGCTTATTCTAACAATCCAGATGAAATCGAAACCAAAATCAAAGAACTTGAAGAAGTAATTGAATATATAAATAAAACATTATAATTATTATTATTTAAAATAATATGATATATTATTGTTTTCTTTATGTAAATATTTCTATATAATATCTTAATTTTTTATTTTAAAGAAAATAAAAGTAATCTTAATTTTTATTATAACCCGACCTTTTTTAACAGAATTCATATATAATATAAACGAAAAATATCACTTGCTTCAGGAGGAGAATTGTTGTGATAATACCATTAAGTAGTTTAAAAATAGGAATGGACGGAACTATTATCAGATTAGAATTTGAGGAGTCTATTAAAGAAAGATTTATTGCAATGGGAATAATACCTGGAAAAAAAATTACTTATGTACACGAATCTCCATTTGGAGATCCAATGGTTTTTAAAATTGATGATAATAAAATCATGATAAGAAGAAATGAAGCTGAAAAAATATTTATAGATGTAACTGAGGAAATATTTTCTTTAGATGAAACTACTTCTGGAACATATGAAATTTTTTTAATTAAAGGTGGAGTTTTTTTCAGAAAAGAATTAGAAAACCTGAATATAAAATGTGGATCAAAAATAAATGTACTAAATAATCATTTTGGTAAAGTAATAGTAAATATAAATGGAAAACAATTAATTTTTGGGAAGGGAAGATCAAAAAAGATCCTCGTAAAAAAAATTGGATAAATAACAGTGTGGTGATATTATGATAGACCAGATTTTAAACTACCTTGAAAATAGAAAAGAACCTCTCTCCACAAATGATATAAAAAGAAAATTTAACATAACAGAACAAGAGTGGAATATAGTTTTTCCATTTCTAATTTCTAATGGTATAAAAATAAATACTTTTGATTCATTAAATTTAAAATGCAGTGATTGTCCCATAAAAAATTATTGTAATAAAAAAAGATGTGGAGGGTGATTTATGACTTTTGAAATTGCTATAATTGGAAATCCTAATGTTGGTAAAACCTCTATATTTAATATAATAACAGGAAGCAGGCAATACATCGCCAATTGGCCAGGTGTTACTGTGGAAAAAAAGGTTGGGTCTTTTAAATATAAAGGTCATCATTTTAAGTTAGTAGATTTACCAGGTATATATACATTATCTGCTCAAAGCGATGATGAGAAAGTTGCAAGAGATTACCTAACAAATGAATCACCTGATGCGGTTGTGGTAGTTGCCGATTCCTTAAATTTAGAAAGATCAATGTATCTTTTAATGCAAATTTTGGAAATGAATTTACCCGTTGTTTTAGCAATTAACTCTATTGATGAAGCGCAATCAAAAGGAAAAATAATAAATCCATCATTTATATCAAAAACACTGAATATTCCAGTTGTTTTAACTTCTGCTAAAAAATTTATAGGTATTGATACTCTATTAGAATCCATACATAAAATAGCAGAAAGAAAAAGTATACCTGTAAGAAACTTCATGTACACTGAATCAATTAATTCTTTTATAGAATATTTTTCTAACAAATTAGAAAAATACGATTTTTTAAAATCCTATGATAAAAGATGGTTAGCCCTTTATTATTTGGAATTTGGAAGTAAAAATTTTCACTATCCAAAAGAATTAATTAAAGATATTAATTCTCAATTTGATATTAATAAATTAAAATCGGAATTTATGAATTGGAAATTCTCTTTCATTTCTTCAATCATTAAAAGTTCTGTAATAGAAAAAGGTAGAAGTTGGGCTATGCGAGATATTTTAGATCATGTTATGACACATAAAATATTGGGATTATTAATTTATGTAGTAGCTTTATACTTTGTTTTTTCACTAACATTTAATATAGCAAGCCCTTTATCTGATCTTATAGATATAGGGTTTAATTATTTAGGAAATTTTCTCAATGGTAAAATTCCTATTCCATGGTTAAATTCATTAGTTGTGGATGGAATTATAGGTGGAGTAGGTGGAGTTTTAATTTTTATACCTCAATTATTTGTTTTATTCTTTTTTATGGGATTTTTAGAAGAATCTGGATATTTACCTCGTGCCGCTTTTCTGGTCGATAAACTGGTGAGAAAGTTTGGTTTAAGTGGAAGATCTTTTATGTCTATAATCTTGGGATTTGGATGCAGCGTCCCAGCAATTATGTCAACAAAGACTATTGCAAATAAAAAAGAAAGAATGGCTTTAATATTAAGTATTCCCTTTGCAT from Marinitoga aeolica harbors:
- a CDS encoding late competence development ComFB family protein, which gives rise to MIIEKYHIFNVMEHLVEDITNEMFSMPNVDMCVCDRCRADVIALALNHLHPKYVVTEKGRIFSELETYTFQMRAEVLTEVLKAMEKVKVRPSHPKEESVYKKVKIDLDDLEKHFDNIQKKKDQK
- the rsmD gene encoding 16S rRNA (guanine(966)-N(2))-methyltransferase RsmD, giving the protein MLTIENGDLKGRKINIVSDKRTRYTPANVRRALLNIIDVTGMNSLEIFGGSGVVSFEFISSGAEKATIIETSRKACSTIIKNAKKMKIDNKIKLICSDFRKIVVKLTEKYDIIFMDPPFQMGLAGEALKKISENKNIYDENTIIIVEHSKREKLEKKYGDLTIYKEYNYGDIKLSIYLKEGE
- the recG gene encoding ATP-dependent DNA helicase RecG; the protein is MNLEDYFNELESYLKIGLDGKISWKNFFPQLYNLCKKSINIIKKEKGLKEKIGSFLAYYKPIAVLPDERKIKRVKQGLELVEKLRRQYLIDEPEVPHKDLPLKTDIKFIRGVGNKRATMMRELGINNIEDTFYFFPRDYEDRREIKAIIDCYHGQNCLIVGRIINFEEKKVGTLKILSYVLEDKHDSVIVLTWFNQDYIKRFLQIGMKVAVYGTVEVEFGRKQIKNPDFQVITSIKEVKTGILPIYPLKKGLYQNSMRTIFSETIQYSHNVKEFLPEEIINKYQFITFPQRIKGIHFPKSYYHLEKAKETLKYEEIFLFEFSVLIQKQKIQLKEGISKNIKGILAKEFIFSLPFKLTKSQIKVFEEIREDMKKAIPMNRLLQGDVGSGKTVVSELALIDNYESGYQGAVMVPTSVLAKQQYKKLKEDLEKLGIKVEILLGETKKSEKKKIKENLLNNQIDVLIGTHALIQDDVIFKNLGLVVIDEQHRFGVKQRLALINKGKMPDILFMTATPIPRTLAMTLYGDLDVSLITEMPSGRKKVKTVLVKENKINEIYKFIEKELESKNQAFFVYPLIEESEVLDLKAATEMYEILKERFKKYGVGLLHGKMSSEEKNNIMEKFVNKEFSVLISTTVIEVGVDIPDATIMVIEHAERFGLSQLHQLRGRVGRSKKQAYCFLIVSQSVSGETREKLRKFADTTNGFEVSEIDLQWRGPGKFFGTEQHGLPDFKFIDILNDPELIEKARKDVFEILKKDPELKDHKNLKKEIYRRYGKSLKMLEA
- a CDS encoding DegV family protein, whose product is MKRAIIIDSGCSPTNDWIEKYHLNFMGMKVYVDGKEYTDGVDLNHKEFYEIVRNSEEIHTAQPSLKELMNMYESLKEEGFDEIIDIHFSSKMSGLYNTAQMARNMLNNINVKIIDTKMVSIGASLVARRIVELLSDENKTFEEVEELVQTIIDNTFMEFSVPTLKYLVKNGRIGKAAGMAGTLLKIVPVLTVEDGEITPLVKVRGINKAFKVMADNAFEFIKDRPHNIKIYKVHGFDSNKEHEDKVFNLFMEKFEKLNYNYELIEGRIWPTVACHSGPEVFGLAVYGEENPL
- a CDS encoding O-antigen ligase family protein, which codes for MKELLKYPKDILISGIFFLLLPFLMVPSWVYEYSTQKHLVFSIFYTIMFFYYFYKIQKEKYEIKYSLNHIYFSLFGLATVISLISVIIQNRYYFRYSFEVSFYTLMIVLVSYILTNRFGKKFEYIEAALFIFLITGFIIGLDGLLNKFFGYDFFFGKYGDPSQRITLRTTIGNPNFVSDYMGQMIPIGIYFALSKKSGILKRIFAIISVFVMFWVLLFAQTRSIYLSFFLGMGIFSIFFTLSILKNKDGEKFKYIKSKNFIIPLVLIILILSFLLVMFNIPSPFNKEGEVVAAKRFEAISSVSSWDERTLSWLAAVEQWKDKNHLENRFIGGGIATYPVYAVRYMADIQAENPAKFYYAWNNFKRAHNDYLQVLGETGILGFIPVVLLLLGLVTTFLKRVFKIYDFDKILMFNLFAWSLTIVAIHSFTEFPMHLHPNIMSALFIISIAVSEQFGETRKFNIDKKRLKTIFLVFIIIGIIVSYLKIQSTAAEVYFKIGNTEYMKIDAYENVVKNQIPKIINQIDDKIRELKNYKVTSPLELQKISAEIKNLEDQKKKYLTAKSEYENKAFNSYKKAKEYFLKSLKANSAFGKSGFYLAQLLAKTPYRLMEVDYNNLEKYMDMKTPEYEFMLNKFNGAIDLMPFNRYQIRDTIKNLYELLKTQNNTQLLQALAYVQTIQDEIDQLESNYTSFNEKNAYRLIAKLNVLIFQNLMNLEKYFESDEKVVKEIDKLKKKYYNDFVHWYNKTIEILPGGWNRFPEWEDVYTEYMKIMFNFNQYLGYEKTVKNIIEISEKESKADYYMAKKFRGIPDKSFDFFESLYFHLKSINKNELAIELSNSVVENYKEVYKFYVEYLKKYPDYRYKNRVENFIKTYEFLKK
- a CDS encoding metal-sensing transcriptional repressor, with protein sequence MEKNTHHMKHKKSLNVLKTARGQVEAVIKMVEDNRYCIDISKQILASISLLKKANSQILKEHLETCVRSAAYSNNPDEIETKIKELEEVIEYINKTL
- a CDS encoding FeoA family protein; this translates as MIIPLSSLKIGMDGTIIRLEFEESIKERFIAMGIIPGKKITYVHESPFGDPMVFKIDDNKIMIRRNEAEKIFIDVTEEIFSLDETTSGTYEIFLIKGGVFFRKELENLNIKCGSKINVLNNHFGKVIVNINGKQLIFGKGRSKKILVKKIG
- the feoB gene encoding ferrous iron transport protein B, producing MTFEIAIIGNPNVGKTSIFNIITGSRQYIANWPGVTVEKKVGSFKYKGHHFKLVDLPGIYTLSAQSDDEKVARDYLTNESPDAVVVVADSLNLERSMYLLMQILEMNLPVVLAINSIDEAQSKGKIINPSFISKTLNIPVVLTSAKKFIGIDTLLESIHKIAERKSIPVRNFMYTESINSFIEYFSNKLEKYDFLKSYDKRWLALYYLEFGSKNFHYPKELIKDINSQFDINKLKSEFMNWKFSFISSIIKSSVIEKGRSWAMRDILDHVMTHKILGLLIYVVALYFVFSLTFNIASPLSDLIDIGFNYLGNFLNGKIPIPWLNSLVVDGIIGGVGGVLIFIPQLFVLFFFMGFLEESGYLPRAAFLVDKLVRKFGLSGRSFMSIILGFGCSVPAIMSTKTIANKKERMALILSIPFASCSARLPVYILLISAFFDKNAATILLFVYISSILLVLLSAKILQSFFIKGEEVPFTIELPRFRMPTFRNLTLYSWNRGKHFLEKAGGIILIATIFIWLLSYFPNNNNISHSYAAYIGKFFEPITLHLGWNWQTNISLIFGAVAKEVVASSYMTILNVGQEGITYALQTILTPRSALALIFFVLAYIPCFATLSVIKQETNSWKWLFFELFYTLVVAYLIANFVYLIGGIFL